AACAGTACTATAGAAAGCTTGCTCAGTGGTACTGGACCCCACCCGTTCTACGGATCGGCCAGAAATTTGCTCCCCGCGTGGGTCCATTTTATACACCAACCTTCTCGAAAACGGAGCCACCGCAACTGACCAAACTGATTGTATTAACTCTGTGGCGAGCGTGTACAGAAGCTGAAGGATCTGGCCACGCCTACAGCAAACGGGTCCGAAAGGAGGGTGGATGCAACACGCCATCAACACTGCGAGACTATACTGTGCATTGCTTTAGTTAGTATGGTGCAAACTAACCGAAAGCTAGAACACATGCTTTTAAGACGGGTGATCCCAGAATCCCCCCCGAAGGGCTTCTTTGTTCAGCGATCCGTCCTCCGACCATGTGCATTTAAACCGGTCACGCCCGCGACTGGCGAGTTAATGGTGGCCAAACTCCGACATTGTTCACGCAGCTTTGCACGTGCTTTTGCGGACCATCAGATGCGCAACGCTACTCATTGTTCAGGAGTCGTCTTGTGTACGCAAACACAAACGCCGCGTAACAAGACGAATGACTGAGATTTCTCAGTGATTTACAATATATTTCACGGATTCATTTACCTCTGATGGCTTCCTGTTGCGGAGTTCCCGTTTAATCTTTTTCTCCATGTCCATGTTGTCTCCCGGCTCTCCTTTATTCCTTATTTATCCTGCAAGCTACTCAACTAAGCCTTTGCATAAATTTTGGCAAAACTAGTTAGATAAATGAGTTTAAAGGTTGCTTTAAAACTGCTTAAATATGGACTTCTTTCCTGCGCCAAGTTGTTTGTGAACAAGTACGAGCATAAGTCTTGCCTAGTTAGTGGTAAAGGCGCACGACCAGCAAGCGGTATGATTCGGTCCTGTACTGGTTTAGGTTAGTAATGGGAGTATTGGGCGGAGTTACCGTACGCCGTCAATCACCGCTCGTTTTAACTCGACAAGCAGCAAAGTAACCATTGGTAAGCGCACTCAACTAGGCAGTGATTGACAGTGGAAACCCCGCCCACAAAAGGAAagttccccccccccgtcgTCGTCGTTTCGGCCCAGCCGACGGCTTGTTTCTTATCCTGCTCAAGCCATAAATACAGATTTTTAACTGATACATTCAGACACAACTGGTGACTAACAGCGCATCTTCTACCTCGAAGTCGCTTTTAAAATAGTATAATTACGTTTGACTTCTAAAATTCTAAACCACGTTTGCAATGTGATCGCGATTGACGTCTTCCGGTACCGGCGCTGTTCTATATACAAACACCACAAAATAAACCAATCACTTACAAAAAAAGACTCTTCTCATTTATTGTCTGCATTTATTTTCTCATTTGCATACTCCTAAATTTAATTTCCAAAACCACAAATTGTACAAAAGACATCTCAGGTAATACAAATATGCCTGTATATGCCACACTGTATGCGACTCTAAGCAAGTACATTGaatagcaacaaaaaaaaaaccaaaacatatTTTTGGTAAGAAAACGAAGGGCATTACTGCATGGATCTGCCATCTACACTGATGTTAGTTTCACTAAGAGccgaattattattaaaaacaaacaatcgATGGCCCTAGATTGGCTACAGTCATGTGACTAGGCAGGCTTAAGACACCAGTGGGcaaaactcaaaaaaaaaaaaacagacacttCCTAAACAGTCCAGACAGGTCATGCTCTGTTTACAGTccgtacttaaaaaaaaaaaaaaaaaaaaaaaacatcctacAAAACATGTAATGGAGACAGAGTTCGGTTCCGAGCAGCttttacttgctgaaactgAAGAGTTAAATGCTGATTGGACTGCAGCACAGCAGAAGGTAGGTCAGGGAGAGTATTAgggcactctctctctctctctctctctctaacacacacacacacacacacacacacacacacacacacacacacacacacacacacacacacacacacaccccagcaGTGAGATCATACTGTCAGAGCTGAGTATAGACAGAAGGCTCCCCATCTGATGAACTTTTGGGCTGGAATGGTGGGACCACTCTGAAGTCTGAAACAAAACATTTCCAAAATTACACTGATAAATTAGAAAACCACCGAATTACTACTGGATTATACCAAAAAGTTAGAAAACTATCGGATTACAGCGAAAAGTTCAACAGTATCTACCAGTCCTTCATAAACGGACAGAGGCACTCGGCTGTCACGAGACCTGACACGGGAAGCTGCACTTACCCACATCGCCCTGCAGGCGGCCGGAGGGCCCCTTGTGGTGGCCCTCGATGTGGGCGGTCATCTCCTGGCGGGTTGGGGTGGAGTGGCTGCACTGCAGGCACCTGTAGCGCCCCCTAGTGTGCTCCCAGAGAATGCGACTGCTGAAAGACTGGCCTGAGTAAGGGGAAGGGGGGAGaataggttggggggggggggggggggggggggggaatataaAAGGCACCATCAAGGAACTGTCGTCCAGCCAAACCCAGGATACCACGGTGTCCACGGTCCATTCTGGAACGTCAGATAAAATTAATGAGAGCGAATCTAAGAATGGATCCACGACCCCAGTGGGGGAGGGGAAATGAGGTCATGCAATCACGAGCACAAATCAGGCAAGGTTGCCACTCGGCATCGACTGTAACATCAGCCCGAATCATCTGAAAAGCCATTAGTTTACAAAACTACCGCCGGACTGGTAAGCTAATCACAACACGGTAAGGAGTATTCCCAATGGACGCCGGTATGTGAACTGAAAGGGTTAGTTCTGAGGGTCCAGGTCGACACTAGACCAGGGCTCACATAATAGCTGCTTCTGAGATTAGTACATATTAAAGCAGAGAGCAAGGGCAGGAGCGGATCAGAACCACCGTGATCCAGTCTGGCTGCTATCGGGCTATGCGAGACAGCCAGTCCAAAGCCACATCACACGGCCTGCACCTCTCACAGCCAGACAGCCGCTACTGCCGCGGAGGGGGGCGGAGTTACAGAATGGAGAACAGAGGGTAGGGTTACCGCCGCTGGGCCCTTATTAGTGCGTGGTGGGGGATGGAGGGGGTGGAGTCTGTAAAGGTACTAAACTCTGCGACGCAGAGTGTGGGGGATGGAAGATCAATTTGAGGGCTCAGAGAGAGACAGCGCCCCCTGGGGGTGAAGGCGATACTCTACTGGAAGCAGAGGAGACAGGCTGGGAGGGTCCTGTGCTGAATCTGGCTATGCGTGTGCGGGCTGTGGTCTCCGTGCCTCACCTGGATTTCACCTGTATTTATACTCTGACTGCTGGAAGGACTGTCCGTTCTGTGCAAAAGGGGTCCGGGCGCGTCTGGCAGGACAGTGCACACGACAAAACACACAGTTCACTCAACATTGGGAACGGCCAGGCCGAAGAACGCATCCCACCTCAGTAATCAGGTGGGAGCGACACCAGGCGAGAATCGCGGGCAGATCAGGACTTACGAGCCACGTCATGCGGCCTTAAGACCAACACATGACACTCATTCACCTTGGTTCTTCCTCCACACTGCGTTGGATCCCGGGGAAGCCGGGGGGGGCGAGGGGTCCGGGGGGGGCCGGACCGGCGGTGCGGAGAAGCCGCTGCTGCTGCTGAAGCTGGTGCTGTCCGTAGCTGGGGGGCGGAGACGACTGCATGGGGGTCTGGTAGCCAGGGAAAGGCATGGGAGTGGTGTCCTGCTGGGGCTGCCCGGGGATAATCAGGGACTGCTGGGAGAAAGGTGGGGGCTCCAGGAGAGGGAAGGCGCCCGGGGCAGGAGCCAGGGGGCCGTCCGGGGGCAGACTGCCAATGGGGACCGTGAGGAGCGGGGCTGCTGTCGCAGCAGAACCAGGCATGGAGTCCCTGGGGGTCGCCGGCGGTCCCGGATCCACCTGCATGTCTTCCATGCCACCCTGGTTGGCGTCAGGAGGCTCGGGGGCCCCCGCAGACAGCAGCGCGGCATCGGGGCCGGCTTCCGTGTTGTCGGCCATGTCCAGCGGGGCGGAGGGCAGAGCCCCTTCCTCGGCTTTGATCACCTTGTTCTTGGCCACCTTGGCGCAGGTGTGCAGGTGCTTCAGAAGAGCCTGATAGGAGCGAAGCTTCGCTCTGCAGCTCTCGCACCTGGATGGGGAGCGCAGGTGGCGAGCGGGTTAACCTGCACCTCAAAATACGCAAAGAATGCATCTGCTGCAGGCACTATTACGAAAACATACAATGGCAAAACACAGAttagggaaaaatgctaacattCTGTGTGTTTGAACATACAGCCATAAAACCCAAACTTTACCCTTGTGAAAACACCTGAAGTCTTTTGGggtgctgccccctactggccacttACAGGAAGTAGTGGTTGGGCTTGTAGTGGCACCTCATGTGCTCCATGAGCTGCTGCATGTTGGGGAAAACGCCGCTGCAGCCCACCGACGAGCACTGGAATGCTTTTCCTGGGCAGAGAGGAGCACAGAGCTGCACTGCTCACGTTCCCATCCCCGCCACGCATCCTTGCACGCGTTCATCTGCCATTTTGGAGTGAATTCACAGTAGAGAGCACCAGAGAAATGCCACAGTGTTCTCTATTTTTGTCcaccatttatttaaaaatgtatttttcatgGTATCTTTCTGCCCTGTGAATAAAGCTCAAGATGAATGTGCAGTAGATTAACTTTCTGTTATCAAGACTTACTCCCTTTTACCCAGAGGCCTCTGCCCACTAAGTCAGTGAGGCACACAACTTCTATACTATGTACTAGAATATATGCACAGCTCACGATATCGATATCCCTATTGCCACTGTTCTTTTGTTATTGTAATCTTTTTAAATCTTAGTAAAACTAATGTTTGTTTATGCCGTTTAACTTATCTCCACGAATGATCTCCCTCTACGTCGCTTTGGAAAAATAAATTACCTCACCGAACGATAATCTTAATCAAAATTAAGGTTATTGTTTGCTGCAGAGGCAGCAGTGCAAGATACAACACAAGCTAATGTTTTCCTCTCCCGTAAAAATCTTGATCgattttatttttcagcaaTAAAACTTTAGACAAAAATCCATCTGTTAAACCCGAAGTAACAAACACAGCAACACTAATCTGTACacgaaaaatgtatttaaattattCTTTATAGCATGGACCGCGGAAGGCACGCGGAGAAGGGGGAGGGGCCGAATCACATATACTTGTCTTTTTGCTTCTGTGAGACTCACGATAAGAGAAAAATGTTTATTCCCACCTGGAAGAGACTCTGTTGGGATTTGGTGACTCTCCGTGTGGCTGGTCAGTTTCTGCAAGTCGGTAAATGTCCGCTTGCAGCCGTAGAAGGAACACGGCAAAACGCTTCCTGCAGACACGCACGCAAACCTTCAATGAAAAAGCCACGAGCTCCTAGCACTGTCTACAGTTATGGTACTATCTATATCTTTCTTTTACTCCTTGGTTGAGCTAATGCCCAAATTATCTATTAGTATGTTATAATCTTAACCTGCATTAGCGTTTTTTATGTACCTGCGTATGCATGTGAAAAGATTTAGTGGAAGCATGCATACATGTTGATATTGTATATATTTCGATAATAAAGCAGGGGACTCGGCCGTACCTTCCATGGCTGAGGCGGGCGCTGGTATCGCCGCCGATGGGTCATGCTCAGCTACCCCGGCGGACATCTCTGGCTCATGACTGTCAGCCGCCAGGTAGGATGAGGTGAAGGAGAGCAGCCTCTCGAGTTCAGACTATCTAGAAAACATTGCGCCGTTTACCGGACACTGCATCTCCAAAATGCCCACTTACTGGCATTTATATGCCACATATCGGGAAATGCACATGAATTAATGAGCGCGTAGTATAGCTGTTGGTTTAGGAAGTATCCGAAGTATGCCGTATCCGAAAGGTGGTCGGTTCGAGTCCCACGGAGGCCTCGCTGGTCTATTCAAGAGCGATCCGCTAATTGCACGGAGAGCTGTGCTCTTCCAGACAAAGGCCAGTCTCTGAAGCGAGAGGCATGGCTGCTTACCGTGCATGAAAACACAGGATTTAATGCCAGGGATAAGCCACAGTCAAATCTGAAGCAAcaccgtttattgtaatatatATTTCTCATTGACTATTCGATTCCAAGTAGGATTGTGCCCGCATGGTAGTTACTGACCGAAATTAGCCTCATCGTAATACGACAAAGAACTATTTGCTTACCATAAAATGTTTATAACAGAGACTTTAAGCCAGGATCGGTATTCGCCAATGCATGTGTGGGCAGAGAATAAAACGAGTGCAAGACAaaagtaaaactaaaaaaaCGAAAGAAAGCGCAGCCGTGCCGCAGTCAGACTGCTTTCCTCTGCTTGGCCGTTTGGTATCGCGAGAGGAGCGGAGGGGATGAGAGACGGCGCCCCTTCACCCAGCCGCCCCTTCGAAGGACACCGCCCCCTGCGCCCTAAGCAATCCGCCGGGCGGCGCCACTTCTGGGAGTAAACACATTTACaacgtgattttttttaaccctGCTTCTGCTGTTGACCGCCGTGGGTATTACCGCTCATTCAGTGTCCGTCGATTTCGTATGAGACGTCAGTGTGTTTTACTCATGTCTATTGAGTATTTCCTGTTtcgcaataaaatgaaaattcacTTATTGGTTAATTAAACTTATCAGCATTTCATTAATTTATTGCTTAGCAGCTGAGCGAATATATGAAAAATCATATTATTTCGCTGGTTTATATGTAAAACGAGAAAAAAATATGTAGGCCTAGTATATAATGTAATATGAAATGTGGtatctttttattattaaagtcTTGCACATTTCTTAAAAGATCTATAAGCTACCTTGTAAATTGTATACATTTAGCATCTATAGTTAAGCAGGCTTATGATCTAGTAGCCAGTTGATGCAAGACGGATTGCGGTATATAATAGGTGCATACGCTTATAAAATAAGGCTTTTCAACCTTGCAATTTCAATTCCCTTGACGCTGAGGTTTGTATTATAGCTGTTATAAACAGCccacaataaaaaatgtaagTGAAGAAGTGTGGCTTGGTTTAACTAATTAGGATAAGTTTTTAGACGGCGGAGATGAGCCATATGTAGTTATGGATGGGACAGAGGGGTAGGGATGCGTGGATCGATACTAAAATATCGATTCTTTCGATCTGAGTGTTTTCATTTTGAGAATTGATTCTCAAAAAAAACTgtcgctgtttttttttccatggagGACATGTAGGCCTACTAAGCTACTAGTGGGCAGGATCGCCGATAAGGGGGAGAAATAAGAACGGGTCCAAACACTTGGAGAACCCCTCCACAAGCATCGGTATCGGTATCGGCGATACCAGCCTTTCGAAGTGAAATCGGATCGAAAAGAAAACGAAGGAAAATGGTATCTCCCATccctgggtacagactactGGGTATAGACTAAGGCAGAAATGTGTCTTTAAGGCTCCGGGCTCTACAGACTGCTACGTTTGGGGCGGAGCCTGCATTCTCACTGCGCTACATTAACTCACAGTCAGTGCGTGGGAATAAAGTATCGCGAGTTATAAAGTACTGCACACGTATAAGTCTGCCAAAGTTTTACGGTGTGTGTCGTTTTTTCAGAGATATAGAAAAAATACAAGGCTGATCTTCTAAGGAGCGAATCCAACGCACGGAGGAGCCGGACTGGAGTAGCGGGACGGGAGCGCGGCTAAGCTAACAGGCTTAGCTTCAGAGGTATGTGAGTGCGACCAAGTAACAAGCAATGACTTGATCGGGCGATTGGCTGGCCGCCTGCGTTACATGTCAtattttagttctacttcttAGGAGAACCTGAAGTTTCGCCATTGAAAACATACATTATAGGCGTTTTACGGACGAGCGAGATGCTTTGCCATGAGAAATTCCCGTCGTGCCTTTTAATTTCGCATCACAGCGCCAATAGATGGAAATGGACAAAATTAAAAGCCAGGAAAGCGTTTCTCTTTCGGTTCCTGTATGACGACAACCAGTAAATCAATGAAAGATTCATAGGAAACTGTAATTTGAACTTTTGCGAAGTAAACTCCGGGAATGCGTAATCGGATCGTGTTTCGGTCAGGAGATGGGCGCTGGATATTCTGCTTTTTTCCTGGGGGGTTTAGCACGGTGTATTTTgtcttgggtttttttttttttttgctgcttcCCCTGATAAACCGGTCATCTGTTGCTGTTCATGACCGAAGTGATGAACAGCAGCAGCATCGAGGCTCCTTGTGAATCAGACTGGCTTTCGCGGTGTTTCTCCAGTATCCTGTGcagaaaattatttaaaaatgaagttGGATCAGTGTTAACAGCCGATGACGCATCGCTGGAGTTTGTGCGATCTTAGTATAATTAGGCGTTTTAAACATCCCGTAGCGCCGTTGAAGATCATATGTACAAACTTGATTCAAATAAGGGACTTTCCAtagtgagtttttttttgcataccCTTTAGCTActagtaaatgaacaaagtttCTTTTTAAACGGTTGTATTTGGCACTCCAGACCGATAAGTCTAAATAAAACGTTACTGTATTAACAACCTTGGAGCGCGAATCAACGATGCGTTACATGGTCGCATCCTCGCGTTTTCTAGATGCTTCTCATGGTTGTTATGGCGAGGcaaattatttataaaaatgttATGGTATTCTGCGTAAGCATTTGGCATCTTGGTTAAAGATCTGTGTACTGCAAAACTGTTAGTGCTTAATTCGGTAGAGAAAGGCAGGGCGCCGTGGCTAAGGATTTTGTTTGGTAACATAAATCCTATCCAGTTGGTGACGTGATTTTGCGTTTTTAATAATATTGTACCTTTTAATTGGCTACATTGATATATTCTCCTAGGAAATGGATgaatttaaaatgcttttttttctggatAAAGCATCATCCTATCCATgaaaaaatacaatattaaactaaTGGAGAAGACGAGCTGTAATACAAAATACGAACGTGTCCTACGAATGTATCTACCCCATTTAGTCCCTTTCAGCAAAATCACCAAGGTAAGAGTGGCTGTAACTTAGAGCTTCATTGGACACCATTTTCCAACAAGACTGCATTCTGCCATTAAACACTTATTCTTGACTCTCCACCTAGCTGACTGACTTGCTGCAGCAACACGTCATCGTCTGTGAACAATTATACAACCTGTAATTGCAGCTCGATACATGAAAATAACAGAGTGCAATTAAAAAGGCTTCCCTTCTGAATCTGAAACCGAGCCACATCCCAGCTTAACAACAAAAGGACTTTTCACGATATGACTTGTAACGCTGAGCTAATGGAAAGTAATTAATGCACCTTTTGATTCAGCGATGCCCCTGAAATCATCGGCGGCGATCAAACAAAGTGTTGCTGTTTCCCACTTATAAAGCTAAAACTTCATATCTTATAATTATTCTCTTTGTCTGGTTTGTTTTATGACATCTTTCTTGGTATAGCAATGCACTTGCTGCATTTCAAGCGCGTGCCTGGTAAAATAGCCCAGTTTAACCAACCTGGAGTGCCAGGAGTCTCCCACGGGGTTTGCAGTGTATTATGGGATTGCCTCTGGTGGTCCATCACACCGCAGCTGGAAACATAGTAACGTGAAGTAGAGTTGTCTTTGGCAGGGTTAAGGATTGTTTAATTGCGGTCGCTAACCTGTTAAAATTTAATGTAGCGTTTTGCATTTGCTGCAGGTCCTGTACGCACTTCTGCATGTATCCTAAGGAGACAGTGCTAATCATGTCTCTGGGGCTAAAGCAAGTCTTCAACAAGGACAGGACGTTCCGGCCGAAGAGGAAGTTCGAGCCGGGAACCCAGCGGTTCGAGCTGCACAAGAAGGCGCAGGCGTCGCTGAATGCTGGGCTAGACCTGCGGCAGGCGGTCCAGCTGCCGCACAGTGAGGACCTGCACGACTGGGTGGCCGTGCACGTGGTGGACTTCTTCAACCGCATCAACCTCATTTATGGCACCATCAGCGACTCGTGCACGGACCAGTCCTGCCCTGTCATGTCCGGGGGTGCCAAGTACGAGTACCGCTGGCAGGACGAGCATCGCTACAAGAAGCCCACCGCCCTGTCAGCGCCCCGGTACATGAGCCTGCTCATGGACTGGAtcgagatgcagatcaacaacgAAAACATCTTCCCCACCAATGTCGGTAAGGCGGTCACCATGGTTATAGCGTGGAATGGGAACATCTTTTCATGCATGTCAGTGGTGCGGGAGGAACCTGCATTTTCAGATTCCCATCGGGAAGTATTTACGGCGGGAATTGAGAAGTATTCATGAATCCCTCTATACATGTTAATACGGTAAAGCATCATCGGTCAGTTTAGCGGGCCGTCTTTACCATGCAGTTTACGATCAATGCGGAAGATCGAGGAATTTAAGGAGCAGCTATAATTAGGATTTCTGTACCTGCGGGACAGACAAACTGCTCTGACGTGGCTCGGGGCGACGGCTCTTTGTCTGTGAGTGCCTTAGCCCAAGTTCCACCCATAAATCAGCCATATAAAGAGGTCTTCAGAGAAGCAACTCGCTGTGTGAGAGTAGAGCAGTTCTGGTAAAGCATAGGAAAATCCAGCTTTCTTCATCGGCAGTATCCCAGGGTTATTCCAGGGTCATGGTCACATGACTAGGGGATTATCCAGGAGTGCTTTTACTGTCACATGAATGCCGGGTAAGGAAGTGAAAGGCGCGGTTTGGCTTTTATGGCCGCGATTCTCCGGAGACGGTGCCCCTCGCGTGCTGTAACCTGCCCAGCCTCATTGCTCCCTCTTTCCCTTCCAAGGTACGCCCTTCCCCAAGACCTTCATGCAGGTAGCCAAGAAGATCCTGTCGCGCCTGTTCCGCGTCTTTGTCCACGTCTACATCCACCACTTCGACTGCGTCAGCCAGATGGGCGCCGAGGCTCATGTCAACACGTGCTACAAGCACTTCTACTACTTCGTCACTGAGTTCAACCTCATCGACCACAAAGAGCTGGAGCCATTGGTGAGGGGGGCGGGGCCTGTGCTGTCATCTCCCATTG
This genomic interval from Brienomyrus brachyistius isolate T26 chromosome 21, BBRACH_0.4, whole genome shotgun sequence contains the following:
- the LOC125716814 gene encoding MOB kinase activator 3A-like; the encoded protein is MYPKETVLIMSLGLKQVFNKDRTFRPKRKFEPGTQRFELHKKAQASLNAGLDLRQAVQLPHSEDLHDWVAVHVVDFFNRINLIYGTISDSCTDQSCPVMSGGAKYEYRWQDEHRYKKPTALSAPRYMSLLMDWIEMQINNENIFPTNVGTPFPKTFMQVAKKILSRLFRVFVHVYIHHFDCVSQMGAEAHVNTCYKHFYYFVTEFNLIDHKELEPLKEMTSRVCH
- the znf414 gene encoding LOW QUALITY PROTEIN: zinc finger protein 414 (The sequence of the model RefSeq protein was modified relative to this genomic sequence to represent the inferred CDS: deleted 1 base in 1 codon); this encodes MSELERLLSFTSSYLAADSHEPEMSAGVAEHDPSAAIPAPASAMEGSVLPCSFYGCKRTFTDLQKLTSHTESHQIPTESLPGKAFQCSSVGCSGVFPNMQQLMEHMRCHYKPNHYFLCESCRAKLRSYQALLKHLHTCAKVAKNKVIKAEEGALPSAPLDMADNTEAGPDAALLSAGAPEPPDANQGGMEDMQVDPGPPATPRDSMPGSAATAAPLLTVPIGSLPPDGPLAPAPGAFPLLEPPPFSQQSLIIPGQPQQDTTPMPFPGYQTPMQSSPPPSYGQHQLQQQQRLLRTAGPAPPGPSPPPASPGSNAVWRKNQGQSFSSRILWEHTRGRYRCLQCSHSTPTRQEMTAHIEGHHKGPSGRLQGDVDFRVVPPFQPKSSSDGEPSVYTQL